Proteins encoded by one window of Musa acuminata AAA Group cultivar baxijiao chromosome BXJ2-9, Cavendish_Baxijiao_AAA, whole genome shotgun sequence:
- the LOC135621862 gene encoding uncharacterized protein LOC135621862 produces the protein MFTKRANRSKKRIPRVTISDSTTQIEEESRLRVIKERRRRKSKNESTLREEREWRSGVHRRRRVEGLAEAGRLGSRGSSRRRRIGAQVVSWWRLKVVFPVKRAWLAVSSRVRSQKHGGGILKLYDDVQMCGYQDVQVMWEILTRCEMETSNLEKQRKRSFCRRPSVPVETYG, from the exons ATGTTTACCAAGCGAGCCAACCGTTCCAAGAAAAGAATCCCGCGAGTGACGATATCAGACAGCACAACACAGATAGAAGAAGAGAGCCGCCTGCGCGTTATAAAAGAGAGGAGAAGGCGAAAATCTAAAAACGAATCGACCCTCCGCGAGGAGAGGGAGTGGAGATCGGGTGTGCATCGGAGACGAAGAGTCGAAGGACTGGCAGAAGCAGGGCGGCTGGGGTCGCGGGGCTCCAGCCGGCGACGGAGGATAGGAGCCCAGGTCGTGTCTTGGTGGCGCTTGAAGGTTGTCTTCCCCGTCAAGCGAGCTTGGCTCGCCGTCTCCTCCCGCGTCAGGTCCCAGAAACAcg GTGGGGGAATTCTAAAGCTGTACGATGATGTTCAAATGTGTGGATACCAAGATGTGCAGGTTATGTGGGAGATTTTAACCAGATGTGAGATGGAGACATCAAACCTGGAGAAGCAGCGCAAGCGATCGTTCTGCCGGCGGCCTTCTGTTCCCGTGGAAACTTATGGGTGA
- the LOC135622041 gene encoding uncharacterized protein LOC135622041 encodes MCPFCERMVAATGGGGARKSKSGASDGMSGRRLAPANTPLIRLQNYVIRLLTSSVNAEVCRLCTSLHVFLSHMPVLDESRQQMWLMATAKVEGVQQKKRILSAQPKNNNANGRDTIKVYYQRFLLPTIPEKPTPNYLKPTISSCHGTSSQQPKISSSAAGAAAKRGSQMNVSHSPSSLPERPPTANRPKERAARSGPSTMANMARKRSLAKASKTPAGGKAVPLVKTARILPKVMSSTAAAVKPEEEKLMDVVRGNEARNLAKNVECEQYSRSSESKAKNVDEQMPGSQRDEAEGRGSKRKGDGVDKAEQETMESKRQAAVSWRKETAPAHNAVIEEETADKLAARGSKVKALAGAFETVVSLQKPEGRWSQQESVTAADSSSSGSGSGAARPGGDQIEEAARNEDVPEEVKKKGEGATA; translated from the exons ATGTGCCCTTTCTGCGAGCGGATGGTGGCGGCCACCGGCGGCGGCGGTGCCAGGAAGAGCAAGAGTGGCGCCTCGGACGGCATGAGTGGCCGCCGGTTGGCGCCTGCGAACACTCCGCTGATCCGTCTGCAGAACTATGTCATTCGATTGCTGA CTTCCTCTGTCAACGCTGAGGTCTGCAGACTCTGCACGAGTCTCCATGTCTTCTTGTCTCATATGCCGGTCCTCGATGAATCTCGACAGCAAATG TGGCTAATGGCTACAGCTAAGGTCGAAGGAGTGCAACAGAAGAAGAGAATTTTGAGTGCCCAACCTAAGAACAACAATGCCAACGGGAGAGACACCATCAAAGTTTACTACCAAAGGTTTTTGCTTCCTACGATCCCTGAGAAACCCACACCGAACTATCTTAAGCCAACCATTAGCTCGTGCCATGGCACCAGCTCCCAACAGCCCAAGATATCTTCATCAGCAGCTGGTGCTGCTGCAAAACGTGGAAGCCAAATGAACGTGTCTCACTCACCGTCTTCCCTACCTGAACGACCTCCCACAGCAAACCGCCCAAAGGAGAGAGCAGCGAGAAGTGGGCCGTCAACGATGGCAAACATGGCTCGAAAACGAAGCTTGGCGAAAGCTTCGAAAACTCCGGCAGGCGGGAAGGCTGTTCCGCTCGTGAAGACCGCCAGAATCCTTCCAAAAGTCATGTCTTCCACCGCCGCTGCAGTCAAAcccgaagaagagaagttgatGGACGTCGTCAGAGGCAATGAGGCACGAAACCTGGCAAAGAACGTCGAATGTGAGCAGTATTCGAGGAGCTCAGAGTCCAAAGCCAAGAATGTAGATGAGCAGATGCCGGGAAGCCAAAGGGATGAGGCGGAAGGAAGAGGAAGCAAGAGAAAAGGCGATGGAGTAGACAAGGCAGAGCAAGAGACCATGGAGTCGAAGAGGCAGGCGGCGGTGAGCTGGAGGAAGGAGACGGCACCGGCTCACAACGCTGTCATAGAGGAGGAGACAGCCGACAAGCTGGCGGCGAGGGGGAGCAAAGTGAAAGCGCTTGCCGGGGCGTTCGAGACCGTCGTCTCGTTACAGAAGCCGGAGGGCAGATGGAGTCAGCAAGAGTCGGTGACGGCGGCGGATagtagcagcagcggcagcggtagcggagCTGCTCGGCCCGGCGGGGATCAGATAGAGGAGGCAGCACGCAACGAAGATGTGCCGGAGGAGGTGAAGAAGAAAGGTGAAGGGGCTACAGCATGA